One part of the Arabidopsis thaliana chromosome 1 sequence genome encodes these proteins:
- a CDS encoding O-glucosyltransferase-like protein (DUF821) (CONTAINS InterPro DOMAIN/s: Lipopolysaccharide-modifying protein (InterPro:IPR006598), Protein of unknown function DUF821, CAP10-like (InterPro:IPR008539); BEST Arabidopsis thaliana protein match is: Arabidopsis thaliana protein of unknown function (DUF821) (TAIR:AT3G48980.1); Has 676 Blast hits to 667 proteins in 137 species: Archae - 0; Bacteria - 46; Metazoa - 225; Fungi - 109; Plants - 251; Viruses - 8; Other Eukaryotes - 37 (source: NCBI BLink).) produces MTSLFSKPRALTSHITNFKTYRPVIGKLHVATLTLLLFLIAAGIAVTSSLWLNKTTKAFDRPTLVATKPEPELEPPHETGVLVNCTSFLNQNRSGSCSRTPLLNKKKPSHRPTITTIKPVPVRVSEKKSPEETGSSVDCSSFLNQNRSGSCSRTLQSGYNQNQTESNRSCPDYFKWIHEDLKPWRETGITKEMVERGKTTAHFRLVILNGKVFVENYKKSIQTRDAFTLWGILQLLRKYPGKLPDVDLMFDCDDRPVIRSDGYNILNRTVENAPPPLFRYCGDRWTVDIVFPDWSFWGWQEINIREWSKVLKEMEEGKKKKKFMERDAYAYWKGNPFVASPSREDLLTCNLSSLHDWNARIFIQDWISEGQRGFENSNVANQCTYRYKIYIEGYAWSVSEKYILACDSVTLMVKPYYYDFFSRTLQPLQHYWPIRDKDKCRSIKFAVDWLNNHTQKAQEIGREASEFMQRDLSMENVYDYMFHLLNEYSKLLKYKPQVPKNSVELCTEALVCPSEGEDVNGVDKKFMIGSLVSRPHASGPCSLPPPFDSNGLEKFHRKKLNLIRQVEKWEDSYWQKVL; encoded by the exons ATGACGTCTCTATTCTCTAAACCTAGAGCTCTCACTTCTCATATCACCAACTTTAAAACTTACCGTCCGGTTATCGGAAAACTCCACGTGGCAACTTTAacgcttcttctcttcctaaTCGCCGCCGGTATTGCCGTCACTTCCTCTCTATGGCTTAACAAG ACGACAAAAGCATTTGATCGACCGACATTAGTAGCAACAAAACCAGAACCGGAGCTAGAGCCACCGCATGAAACCGGAGTATTGGTAAATTGCACAAGTTTCTTGAATCAAAACCGGTCCGGTTCTTGCTCAAGAACACCTCTACTTAACAAg AAAAAACCATCTCATCGACCgacaataacaacaataaaaccGGTCCCGGTACGTGTATCAGAGAAGAAATCACCGGAGGAAACCGGAAGCTCGGTAGATTGCTCAAGTTTCTTGAATCAAAACCGGTCTGGTTCTTGCTCAAGAACACTGCAATCGGGTtataatcaaaaccaaaccgaatctAACCGGTCTTGTCCTGATTACTTCAAGTGGATTCACGAGGATCTAAAACCATGGAGAGAAACAGggataacaaaagaaatggtgGAAAGAGGCAAAACTACAGCACATTTCAGGTTAGTTATTTTAAACGGCAAGGTGTTCGTCGAAAACTACAAGAAGTCTATACAAACTAGAGATGCGTTCACACTATGGGGGATTCTTCAGCTGCTGAGAAAGTATCCAGGGAAGTTACCTGACGTGGATCTCATGTTTGACTGTGATGATCGACCAGTCATTAGATCGGACGGTTATAATATATTGAATCGTACGGTTGAGAATGCGCCACCTCCGTTGTTTAGATATTGCGGTGATAGGTGGACGGTGGATATCGTCTTTCCTGATTGGTCATTCTGGGGATG GCAGGAGATAAACATAAGGGAGTGGAGCAAAGTGTtgaaagaaatggaagaaggaaagaagaagaagaaatttatGGAAAGAGACGCCTATGCATATTGGAAAGGGAACCCTTTTGTTGCATCTCCTTCAAGAGAAGATCTCCTCACTTGCAATTTATCCTCACTACATGATTGGAATGCTAGAATTTTCATTCAG GATTGGATATCAGAAGGACAAAGAGGATTTGAGAATTCGAATGTAGCAAATCAATGCACTTACAG GTACAAGATCTATATAGAAGGGTATGCGTGGTCAGTGAGTGAGAAATACATATTAGCATGTGACTCAGTCACATTGATGGTGAAACCTTATTACTATGATTTCTTCTCAAGAACTCTTCAACCTCTCCAACACTATTGGCCCATTAGGGATAAAGATAAATGTAGATCCATCAAATTTGCTGTTGATTGGCTTAATAATCACACTCAAAAG gCTCAAGAGATAGGAAGAGAAGCAAGTGAGTTCATGCAAAGAGATCTATCAATGGAAAATGTTTATGATTACATGTTCCATCTGTTGAATGAATACTCCAAGCTTCTTAAGTACAAGCCTCAAGTTCCAAAGAATAGTGTTGAGCTATGCACAGAAGCCTTGGTGTGCCCTTCTGAAGGGGAAGATGTTAATGGGGTTGATAAGAAATTTATGATAGGCTCTTTAGTTAGTAGGCCTCATGCTTCTGGCCCATGTTCACTTCCTCCTCCTTTTGATTCCAATGGTCTTGAGAAGTTCCATAGGAAGAAATTGAATCTCATCCGGCAAGTGGAGAAATGGGAAGACTCTTACTGGCAAAAGGTTCTGTAA
- a CDS encoding LURP-one-like protein (DUF567) (Protein of unknown function (DUF567); CONTAINS InterPro DOMAIN/s: Protein of unknown function DUF567 (InterPro:IPR007612); BEST Arabidopsis thaliana protein match is: Protein of unknown function (DUF567) (TAIR:AT3G14260.1); Has 268 Blast hits to 267 proteins in 12 species: Archae - 0; Bacteria - 0; Metazoa - 0; Fungi - 0; Plants - 268; Viruses - 0; Other Eukaryotes - 0 (source: NCBI BLink).) — MARVFPQAAISSPYMSTERETFTVWMKSLVYQTNGLTVYNSNGEITYRVENYDKCSNEVHIMDLHGNILFTIRKKKLWLFGSWYVYRECGSFTSTEEVKPCARIKRSSIRDGDWEVRDETNEVFWILRFDPKFAFQIIDIHGNIIAQVKPKQSSNGITLGEDVLTLEVKPRVDHSLVVTLVTVYGLIKGVV; from the exons aTGGCTAGGGTTTTTCCTCAAGCGGCCATCTCTTCACCGTACATGAGTACGGAGAGAGAGACTTTCACGGTTTGGATGAAATCTCTGGTTTACCAAACCAATGGTTTAACTGTTTACAATTCCAACGGAGAGATTACTTACCGTGTCGAAAACTACGACAAATGTAGCAATGAAGTCCATATCATGGATCTCCATGGCAACATTTTGTTCACCATCCGCAAAAAG AAATTATGGCTTTTCGGGAGTTGGTATGTGTATAGAGAATGTGGAAGCTTTACAAGCACGGAAGAAGTGAAACCTTGTGCTAGAATCAAAAGGTCTTCGATAAGAGATGGAGATTGGGAAGTTCGAGATGAGACCAATGAAgtcttttggattttaagaTTTGACCCCAAATTTGCTTTTCAGATCATAGACATTCACGGAAATATCATTGCACAG GTTAAGCCAAAGCAATCATCAAATGGGATTACATTGGGAGAAGATGTGTTAACTTTGGAGGTGAAACCACGTGTTGATCACTCACTCGTTGTCACACTTGTCACTGTATATGGATTAATTAAAGGAGTAGtctaa
- a CDS encoding O-glucosyltransferase-like protein (DUF821), giving the protein MTSLFSKPRALTSHITNFKTYRPVIGKLHVATLTLLLFLIAAGIAVTSSLWLNKTTKAFDRPTLVATKPEPELEPPHETGVLVNCTSFLNQNRSGSCSRTPLLNKKKPSHRPTITTIKPVPVRVSEKKSPEETGSSVDCSSFLNQNRSGSCSRTLQSGYNQNQTESNRSCPDYFKWIHEDLKPWRETGITKEMVERGKTTAHFRLVILNGKVFVENYKKSIQTRDAFTLWGILQLLRKYPGKLPDVDLMFDCDDRPVIRSDGYNILNRTVENAPPPLFRYCGDRWTVDIVFPDWSFWGWQEINIREWSKVLKEMEEGKKKKKFMERDAYAYWKGNPFVASPSREDLLTCNLSSLHDWNARIFIQDWISEGQRGFENSNVANQCTYRYKIYIEGYAWSVSEKYILACDSVTLMVKPYYYDFFSRTLQPLQHYWPIRDKDKCRSIKFAVDWLNNHTQKVPFSIFFIISFYIILLI; this is encoded by the exons ATGACGTCTCTATTCTCTAAACCTAGAGCTCTCACTTCTCATATCACCAACTTTAAAACTTACCGTCCGGTTATCGGAAAACTCCACGTGGCAACTTTAacgcttcttctcttcctaaTCGCCGCCGGTATTGCCGTCACTTCCTCTCTATGGCTTAACAAG ACGACAAAAGCATTTGATCGACCGACATTAGTAGCAACAAAACCAGAACCGGAGCTAGAGCCACCGCATGAAACCGGAGTATTGGTAAATTGCACAAGTTTCTTGAATCAAAACCGGTCCGGTTCTTGCTCAAGAACACCTCTACTTAACAAg AAAAAACCATCTCATCGACCgacaataacaacaataaaaccGGTCCCGGTACGTGTATCAGAGAAGAAATCACCGGAGGAAACCGGAAGCTCGGTAGATTGCTCAAGTTTCTTGAATCAAAACCGGTCTGGTTCTTGCTCAAGAACACTGCAATCGGGTtataatcaaaaccaaaccgaatctAACCGGTCTTGTCCTGATTACTTCAAGTGGATTCACGAGGATCTAAAACCATGGAGAGAAACAGggataacaaaagaaatggtgGAAAGAGGCAAAACTACAGCACATTTCAGGTTAGTTATTTTAAACGGCAAGGTGTTCGTCGAAAACTACAAGAAGTCTATACAAACTAGAGATGCGTTCACACTATGGGGGATTCTTCAGCTGCTGAGAAAGTATCCAGGGAAGTTACCTGACGTGGATCTCATGTTTGACTGTGATGATCGACCAGTCATTAGATCGGACGGTTATAATATATTGAATCGTACGGTTGAGAATGCGCCACCTCCGTTGTTTAGATATTGCGGTGATAGGTGGACGGTGGATATCGTCTTTCCTGATTGGTCATTCTGGGGATG GCAGGAGATAAACATAAGGGAGTGGAGCAAAGTGTtgaaagaaatggaagaaggaaagaagaagaagaaatttatGGAAAGAGACGCCTATGCATATTGGAAAGGGAACCCTTTTGTTGCATCTCCTTCAAGAGAAGATCTCCTCACTTGCAATTTATCCTCACTACATGATTGGAATGCTAGAATTTTCATTCAG GATTGGATATCAGAAGGACAAAGAGGATTTGAGAATTCGAATGTAGCAAATCAATGCACTTACAG GTACAAGATCTATATAGAAGGGTATGCGTGGTCAGTGAGTGAGAAATACATATTAGCATGTGACTCAGTCACATTGATGGTGAAACCTTATTACTATGATTTCTTCTCAAGAACTCTTCAACCTCTCCAACACTATTGGCCCATTAGGGATAAAGATAAATGTAGATCCATCAAATTTGCTGTTGATTGGCTTAATAATCACACTCAAAAGGTACCCTTCTCCATCTTTTTTATAATCTCTTTCTACATTATCTTACTTATATGA
- a CDS encoding LURP-one-like protein (DUF567): MARVFPQAAISSPYMSTERETFTVWMKSLVYQTNGLTVYNSNGEITYRVENYDKCSNEVHIMDLHGNILFTIRKKKLWLFGSWYVYRECGSFTSTEEVKPCARIKRSSIRDGDWEVRDETNEVFWILRFDPKFAFQIIDIHGNIIAQVNISIF, translated from the exons aTGGCTAGGGTTTTTCCTCAAGCGGCCATCTCTTCACCGTACATGAGTACGGAGAGAGAGACTTTCACGGTTTGGATGAAATCTCTGGTTTACCAAACCAATGGTTTAACTGTTTACAATTCCAACGGAGAGATTACTTACCGTGTCGAAAACTACGACAAATGTAGCAATGAAGTCCATATCATGGATCTCCATGGCAACATTTTGTTCACCATCCGCAAAAAG AAATTATGGCTTTTCGGGAGTTGGTATGTGTATAGAGAATGTGGAAGCTTTACAAGCACGGAAGAAGTGAAACCTTGTGCTAGAATCAAAAGGTCTTCGATAAGAGATGGAGATTGGGAAGTTCGAGATGAGACCAATGAAgtcttttggattttaagaTTTGACCCCAAATTTGCTTTTCAGATCATAGACATTCACGGAAATATCATTGCACAGgtaaatatatcaatattttga
- a CDS encoding LURP-one-like protein (DUF567), with product MARVFPQAAISSPYMSTERETFTVWMKSLVYQTNGLTVYNSNGEITYRVENYDKCSNEVHIMDLHGNILFTIRKKKLWLFGSWYVYRECGSFTSTEEVKPCARIKRSSIRDGDWEVRDETNEVFWILRFDPKFAFQIIDIHGNIIAQVKPKQSSNGITLGEDVLTLEVKPRVDHSLVVTLVTVYGLIKGIDGEVKQLRDFEEEEVAVGDEIAIEI from the exons aTGGCTAGGGTTTTTCCTCAAGCGGCCATCTCTTCACCGTACATGAGTACGGAGAGAGAGACTTTCACGGTTTGGATGAAATCTCTGGTTTACCAAACCAATGGTTTAACTGTTTACAATTCCAACGGAGAGATTACTTACCGTGTCGAAAACTACGACAAATGTAGCAATGAAGTCCATATCATGGATCTCCATGGCAACATTTTGTTCACCATCCGCAAAAAG AAATTATGGCTTTTCGGGAGTTGGTATGTGTATAGAGAATGTGGAAGCTTTACAAGCACGGAAGAAGTGAAACCTTGTGCTAGAATCAAAAGGTCTTCGATAAGAGATGGAGATTGGGAAGTTCGAGATGAGACCAATGAAgtcttttggattttaagaTTTGACCCCAAATTTGCTTTTCAGATCATAGACATTCACGGAAATATCATTGCACAG GTTAAGCCAAAGCAATCATCAAATGGGATTACATTGGGAGAAGATGTGTTAACTTTGGAGGTGAAACCACGTGTTGATCACTCACTCGTTGTCACACTTGTCACTGTATATGGATTAATTAAAGGA ATTGATGGGGAAGTGAAGCAATTGAGGGATTTTGAGGAGGAAGAAGTAGCAGTAGGAGATGAAATCGCCATTgaaatatga